GGCTGAAAGACCACGTATGTCGGTATTTAGAAGTAATAAAGAAATTTATGTACAACTTATAGACGACACTAAGGGAAATACTCTTGTAGCAGCTTCTTCAAGAACTATTGAAGGTGCAAGTTCTATTGCAAAAATAGAACAAGCTAAAATGGTAGGTAAAAATATCGCTGAAAAAGCATTACAAGCTGGTATTACTAATGTTGTATTCGATAGAAACGGTTATTTGTATCACGGTAGAGTTAAATCTTTAGCAGAAGCTGCTAGAGAAGGAGGCCTTAAATTTTAAGAATTATGTTAGACGCAAATATAAAAAGAGTAAAATCAAGCGAAATCGAATTTAAAGATAGGCTTGTTAGTGTTCAAAGGGTAACTAAAGTTACTAAGGGTGGACGTACATTCAGTTTTTCTGCTGTTGTAGTTGTCGGTAATGAAGAAGGTGTTGTAGGTTATGGCCTCGGTAAAGCCAGCGAAGTTACTGCAGCTATTGCAAAAGGTGTCGATGATGCTAAGAAAAACCTAATTAAGGTTCCTGTATTAAAAGGTACTGTTCCTCATGAACAGGAAGGTAAATACAGTGGTGCAAGAGTATTTCTAAAACCGGCAGCCCCAGGTACTGGTGTTATTGCAGGAGGTGCTATGCGTGCAGTATTGGAAAGTGTTGGTATAACAGACGTTCTTGCTAAATCTAAAGGTTCATCAAATCCACACTCAGTGGTGAAAGCTACCTTTGATGCTTTGATGAAAATGCGCGATCCTTATACGATTGCTCAACTAAGAGGTGTCGACTTAAAAACAGTGTTTAACGGATAAAATTTTTTGAATTATGGAAAAAATTAAAGTAACTCAAACAAGAAGTGTCATCGGAAGACCTAAAAAACAAAAACTTACGATGATTGCGCTCGGGTTGACTAAAATGAATAAAACCGTTGAGCATAATGCAACTCCTCAAATTTTAGGTATGATAGATAAGGTTAAACACCTTGTTAAAGTTGAAAATGTTTAATAAGTAAATCTTGAATATATGGATTTAAGTAATCTAAAACCTGCAAAAGGTTCAGTAAAGAAAAGTAAAAGAATAGGTCGTGGTCAAGGCTCCGGTAAAGGTGGAACTTCTACAAGAGGACATAAGGGTGCTAAATCACGCTCTGGATATTCTCACAAGATAGGTTTTGAAGGTGGTCAAATGCCATTGCATCGCCGCTTACCGAAATTCGGCTTCAAAAACATCAACCGTGTAGAATATGTTGGTATTAATCTTGACACTATTCAACAACTTGTTGAAAAAACCAATATTACCGATTTGGATAAAGCTTTCTTCATAGATAACGGCTTTGTGTCTAAAAACGATTTAATAAAAATTCTCGGTAGAGGTGAATTGAAAACTAAAGTTAATATTAAAGCTAATGCTTTTACTGCAACAGCTCAAAAAGCTATTGAATCATTAGGCGGAGAAGCTACTAAAATTTAGTAAATTATGGGTAAGTTTATTGAAACAATAAAAAATATTGGAAAGATAGAAGAACTGAAGAAAAGGATACTCTATACTCTCGGAATTATACTAATATATAGATTCGGTTCTTATGTTGTTCTTCCGGGTATAGATCCCGAAGGTTTGACCCTTCTTAAACAACAAGGCAGCGATGGCTTGTTGGGACTTTTGAATATGTTCTCCGGAGGAGCTTTCTCAAATGCTTCTATTTTTGCTTTGGGTATTATGCCTTATATCTCCGCATCAATTGTTATTCAATTGTTGGGATTGGCTATACCTTATTTTCAAAAATTACAAAAAGAAGGCGAAAGTGGTCGTCGCAAGATGAACCAAATTACCCGTCTTCTTACTATTGTAATAGTTGCCCTGCAAGCCCCCGCTTATATGACTAATGTACTTCGACAAGTACCTAGAATGTATATATTTCCGTTTGATCCTAATGCCACGGTAACACCACCGTTCTTCTTTATCTCATCGGTGATTATCCTTATTGCCGGAACGATGTTTGTAATGTGGTTGGGTGAACGTATCACGGATAAAGGTATCGGTAACGGTATTTCATTAATAATTATGATTGGTATTATTGCACGCTTGCCCTTTGCTCTTTTCGGAGAATTTGTTTCAAGAATGGAAGCTCAAGGTGGCGGACTGGTAATATTCTTAATAGAATTAGTGGTATTTATCATTGTGGTAATGTTATGTATCCTCTTAGTGCAAGGTACGAGACGAATTCCGGTACAGTATGCAAAAAGAGTTGTAGGAAATCGTCAATATGGTGGAGTTCGCCAATATATTCCTTTGAAAGTTAATGCCGCAGGTGTAATGCCTATCATTTTTGCTCAGGCAATTATGTTCCTCCCGATGACCTTCGCAGGTTTCGGATCAGAAGGAATGGGCAAGTTTGCAGCAACTTTCTCAAATATCAACGGATTCTGGTATAATTTCGTTTTCTTCCTCTTGATTGTTTTCTTTACATATTTTTATACAGCTATTACGGTTAATCCGACTCAAATGGCTGAAGATATGAAGAAAAACGGAGGATTTATTCCAGGAGTAAAACCCGGCAAGAAAACAGCAGAATATATTGATACAATTATGTCTCGCATAACTTTACCAGGATCAATATTTTTGGGACTTGTTGCTATAATGCCTGCAATTGTAAGATTATTCGGTGTCAATACACAGTTTGCTCAATTCTTCGGTGGTACTTCATTGTTGATTCTCGTTGGTGTTGTGTTAGATACACTTCAGCAGATCGAAAGTCATTTATTGATGCGTCACTATGACGGATTGACGAAATCAGGTAGAATAAAAGGTCGTACTTCGTAAAAGGCTTAACATGTATCTGAAAACAGATCAAGAAATTGCTTTAATTAAAAAATGTTCTTTGCTTGTTGGAGAAACTCTTGCTGAAGTAGCTAAGTTGATTAATCCTGGTGTTTCAACAAAACATCTTGATAAAGTGGCAGAAGAGTTTATTAGAGACCATGGTGCAATTCCGGGATTTTTAAATTACAACGGATTTCCGGCTTCACTCTGCATCTCAATAAACGACACTGTTGTTCACGGAATACCGGATGAAAAGACAATTCTTAAAGACGGTGATATTGTTTCGGTTGATTGCGGCACAATTATTGACGGTTGGTATGGCGATTCTGCCTTTACCTTTGAAGTCGGAGAAATTGCACCGGAAATAAAACAACTCTTAAAAGTCACCCGTGAATCTTTAGAATTGGGAATTGAAAAAGCAGTAGCCGGAAATCGTGTAGGTGATATAGGCTATGCTATTCAGAATTACGTTGAGAGCTTTGGTTATTCGGTGGTAAGAGATCTTGTAGGTCATGGAATCGGTCGTAATATGCATGAACCTCCTGAAGTACCGAATTACGGTAGAAGAGGTAATGGCATAAAGCTCACTGAAGGGATGGTTATCTGTATTGAACCTATGATTAATATGGGAACATATCGCGTTAAGATGTTGAGTGATGGCTGGACTGTGAAAACTGCAGACGGAAAACCTTCGGCACATTTTGAAAAACAAATTGCAGTAAGAAAGCATAAAGCGGAAGTACTGATAAGTTATGATGAAATTGATAAAATAATAAAAGATAAATCTTAAAATATGGCAAAACAATTGTCGATAACTCAAGACGGAACAGTGTTGGAATCACTGGGAAATGCAATGTTCAAAGTTGAACTTGAGAATGGCCATGTAATTATTGCCCATATTTCAGGTAAGATGAGAATGCATTATATTCGCATATTGCCGGGAGATAAAGTCAAATTGGAAATGTCACCATATGATTTATCAAAAGGTAGAATAATTTTAAGATATAAGTAAAAACAACACAATGATACCACATCATGTCAAATAAATTGGGAAAGTAGATTAATATAAAAATCATGTGGTTGAATATGTTGATTAAAGCAAGAGTAAAAAATTAAATTATATTTCGTATGAAAGTAAGAACCTCAGTAAAAAAACGTACAGATGACTGTAAAATCGTCCGCAGAAAAGGACGCGTATATATTATTAATAAGAAAAACCCTAAGTATAAACAAAGACAAAATTAAATAAATATTTATGGCTAGGATTGCAGGTATAGATATACCAAAAAACAAACATGGAGAAATAAGCCTGACTTATATTTACGGGATCGGCAGAAATCGTTCTCGCGAGATCCTTGCAAAAGCAGGTGTTCCTTATCAAAAAAAGGTGCAAGATTGGAATGATGATGAAATCACTCGTATTCGTACTATCATCAATGATAATTATAGAGTAGAAGGTGAATTACGTTCGGAAGTTCAAATGAATATCAAACGACTGATGGATATTGGTTGTTACAGAGGGATCAGACATCGTATCGGTTTACCGTTGCGTGGTCAGAGTACTAAGAATAATGCCCGTACTCGTAAGGGTCGTAAGAAAACGGTTGCTAACAAGAAGAAAGCACCTAAAGGTTAATAGTTTTATTTCCAGTTTAAATAATTATTTTCTTACTATAATAAAGTATATATTATGGCTAAATCAAAAAGCAAAGTTACAAAGAAAAGAGTTGTTAGAATCGAACCTTTGGGTCACGCTTACGTAACAGCATCTTTTAATAATATTATTATTTCTTTGACAAATACGGCAGGACAGGTTATATCTTGGTCATCAGCCGGAAAAATGGGCTTCAGAGGCTCAAAGAAAAACACTCCTTACGCAGGCCAAAGAGCGGCGGAAGATTGTGCAAAAGTGGCGTATGACCTTGGATTACGTAAAGTTAAAGTCTTCGTTAAGGGTCCGGGTTCGGGAAGAGAATCTGCAATTCGTACTATCCATTCCAACGGAATAGAAGTAATTGAAATCAGAGATGTTACTCCATTACCACATAATGGTTGCCGTCCTCCTAAAAGAAGAAGAGTTTAATTAAAGTGTTGGTTAATAAAAATTTTAAAAAATGGCAAGATATATAGGCCCAAAATCAAAAATCGCCCGTAAATTCAGAGAACCTATTTACGGTCCCGACAAATATCTGGAAAGAAAAAATTACGCTCCGGGTATGCACGGTGTAAATAAAAGAAAGAAAAAGACATCGGAATACGGTCTTCAGCTTGAAGAAAAACAAAAAGCTAAATATACTTACGGTATCCTTGAACGTCAATTTAGAAATATCTTCGAAAAGGCATCTCATAAAGGTGGTGTAACCGGTATTATCTTATTGCAATTGATTGAATCAAGATTAGATAATATTGTATATCGCTTCGGGATAGCTCCTACAAGAGCAGCCGCACGCCAACTCGTTGGTCACCGTCATATCGAAGTTAACGGAAAAATTGTAAATATTCCTTCTTATCAATTGAAACCGGGTGATATAGTTAGCGTGAGAGAAAGATCCAAATCACTGGAAGTTATTACTAATTCAGTAGCGGGCAGAAGTAACCAACTTTCTTGGCTCGAATGGGATAGTAATCTTTTAAGTGGCAAATTCATGAATTATCCGGAAAGAGACGAAATTCCGGAAAATATAAAAGAACAACTTATTGTTGAGTTATATTCTAAATAATAAAATATAAAATAAAAATGGCAATATTAGCATTCCAAAAACCCGATAAGGTCGTAATGGTCGAATCTTCCGAAACCCTCGGAATATTCGAATTTAGTCCTCTTGAACCGGGTTTCGGTACAACAATCGGAAACTCACTTAGACGAGTTTTGCTGTCATCACTCGAAGGTTTTGCTATAACTTCAGTAAAAATCAGTAGTGTTGATCACGAATTCTCTTCAATTAAAGGAGTAATCGAAGATGTTACTGATATCGTACTTAACCTTAAACGCATCCGCTTCCGTCAACAAGTTGCGGGAGAAGATAACGAAGTTGTTAAAATAGTTATCGGCGATCAAGAAGTTTTTAAGGCCGGCGATATCAATAAGTTCTTGAATAATTTTCAAGTACTTAATCCGGAACTCGAAATATGCCACATGGAGTCTAATGTTAAGCTGAATATTGAATTGATAATTAATAAAGGTAGAGGTTATGTTCCCGCTGAAGAAAACTCTCAACCAAATCATGAACATGGTATTATCGCCATTGATTCAATTCATACACCGATAAAGAACGTTAAATATATTGTTGACCATCATCGTGTTGAACAAAAAACTGACTATGAGAAACTTATTCTCGAAGTTGAAACCGACGGCTCAATAAATCCTAAAGACGCTCTTAATGAAGCAGCTAAAATATTGATTCATCATTTATTGCTTTTCTCCGACGAAAAAATATCCGTAGAAGTGGAAAGAAAATCCGTTACGGAAGAATTCGATGAGAATACATTGCATATGCGCCAATTGTTGAAAACAAAATTGACCGACCTCGATCTATCCGTTAGAGCACTTAATTGCTTGAAAACAGCAGAGGTAGAAACACTTGGAGAACTCGTTCAATTTAATAAAGCCGACCTCCTGAAATTCAGAAATTTTGGTAGAAAATCTCTAACAGAACTTGAAGAATTAGTAAAATCAAAGCAACTGGAATTCGGTATGAATATTTCTAAATATAAACTTGATAAGGATTAATAGAGATGAGACACGGAAAAAAAGTAAATCACCTTGGCAGAACAAGCTCACATCGTAAAGCTATGCTATCTAATATGGCTTCTTCACTTATTCTGCATAAAAGAATTCAAACTACTACAGCTAAAGCTAAAGCACTTAAAGTGTATGTTGAACCGTTAATTACAAAATCTAAAAACGATACAACGGCTTCTCGTCGTGTAGTATTTAGTTATTTGCGGAATAAATATGCTGTAACTGAGCTGTTTAGAGATGTATCACAAAAAGTGATGGATAGACCGGGTGGATATACCAGAATTATTAAACTTCCTAATAGACTTGGTGATAATGCGGAAATATGCATTATAGAATTGGTAGATTATAATACTCTTCTTCTCGATGCTAAGAAAGATGAAAAGAAAACTACTCGTCGTTCTCGCCGTGGCGGTACTAAAACAACTAAGGCTGAAATCGAAACTACTAAAAAGGAAGATGTAAAAGCTGAAAAAACAGGTATTGAAACAAAGGCTAAGGAACAACCTGCTGAAAAAGTTCATGTAGATGAAACTGTTGCAGAGATGGAAGAAATTCCGATGGTTGAAAAAACTGAAGTAGTTGAAGAACCAAAAGCTGAAGTGGAACCCGTTGCGGAAGTTCCAGAAGAACCGGCCGCAGAAACTCCGACTGCTAAAGAGGAAACGGAAAAATAAAAAATTAAATATGATTTTGAAGCGGGGATAAGTTTTTACTTTTCCCCGTTTTTATGTATAAAAACGATTAATTAAATAAAATTAAAATGAAAAAATTAACATTATTAATTATCATTTTAATTGCAACTTGTGTAGTTACTATGGCACAACCGAGATCCATTGGAGGACGCTTAGGTTGGGGCGTAGGAGCTTCATATCAACATGGATTTGGTAAAAAAGGTATGCTTCAGACAGATATAGACTTTAGAAATTTTTCGGGAATCCAAGGTACGGTAACCTATAACTGGATATTTCCTATTAATTCTTGGAATGGTTCAGGTTCATGGAATTGGTATGCCGGAATTGGTGGTGGACTTGGCTATCGTTGGTGGTATGACCATGTTATGCATCGGACTAACGATGCAGTTCTTGATAGTTGGTTCGCGGGTATCGCCGGTATGATTGGTGTGGAGTATAACTTCAAATTTCCATTACAGCTTTCTTTAGATTGGCGTCCACTTGTTGGCGCATATTTTAATGGCACTTATTCGGTGGGAGATTTTTTGTACGGAACTGCTGCTATTGGAGTTCGTTACAAATTTGGAAGAAAACATTGAGAAATAATAATTTTACTATTGATATCATCTCACAGAAAGTTGCGGCGTTTTGCCGTTAAAAATGATTTTATTTATGCATAACAATAATTTTAAGAACGCGGATAAGTTTTACTTTTTCCCCGTTTTATATATAAACATTTAAATTAAATTACAATGAGTCAAATAGTTCATATCGTAGCACGACAAATCCTCGATTCAAGAGGTAATCCTACAATTGAAGTTGATGTTTACGCAGCTTCAGGAGCTTTCGGAAGAGCAGCTGTGCCCTCCGGAGCATCTACAGGTGTTCATGAGGCAGTAGAACTTCGTGATGGAGATAAATCTTACTACATGGGTAAGAGTGTACTTCAAGCAGTAAAAAATGTTAATGATATTATTGCTCCCGAAATTAATGGTACTATGGTAACCGACCAAATAGATATCGATAAAATTATGATCGATTTGGACGGCACTCCTAATAAAAGTAAATTAGGTGCCAATGCAATATTAGGCGTTTCTCTTGCGGTTGCTAAAGCAGCAGCTCAAGAAACAGGACAAGACCTTTTCAGATATATAGGCGGTGTGAATGCAAATATTTTACCGGTTCCTATGATGAATATTCTTAATGGCGGTAGTCATGCGGATAATAGTGTGGATTTTCAGGAATTTATGATTATGCCGATCGGAGCACCTTCTTTTGCTGAAGGATTAAGAATGGGTACCGAAGTTTTTCATAACTTGAAAGATGTTTTGAAAAAAGCAGGTTATTCTACTAACGTAGGTGATGAAGGAGGGTTTGCTCCTAATTTAAAAAGTAATGAAGAAGCAATTCAGGTTATCTTACAGGCTATAGAAAAAGCAGGTTATAAAGCCGGTGAAGATATCTACATTGCTTTAGATCCCGCTTCTTCCGAATATTATATTCCGGAAGAAAATGTTTATCACCTTCATAAATCAACCGGAGAAAAATTAACACCTTCACAGATGGTTGATTTTTGGAAAAATTGGGTTGATAAATATCCGATATTTTCCATTGAAGATGGTATGGCTGAAGACGATTGGGATGGTTGGAAATTGATGACCAAATCGCTTGGTAATAAAATCCAGTTGGTTGGTGATGATTTATTTGTAACGAATGTTGAAAGATTGCAGGAGGGAATAAATAGAGGTGTTGC
The Bacteroidales bacterium DNA segment above includes these coding regions:
- the rplR gene encoding 50S ribosomal protein L18, which translates into the protein MKSKKEIRRGQIKKRIRRVINGTAERPRMSVFRSNKEIYVQLIDDTKGNTLVAASSRTIEGASSIAKIEQAKMVGKNIAEKALQAGITNVVFDRNGYLYHGRVKSLAEAAREGGLKF
- the rpsE gene encoding 30S ribosomal protein S5; the protein is MLDANIKRVKSSEIEFKDRLVSVQRVTKVTKGGRTFSFSAVVVVGNEEGVVGYGLGKASEVTAAIAKGVDDAKKNLIKVPVLKGTVPHEQEGKYSGARVFLKPAAPGTGVIAGGAMRAVLESVGITDVLAKSKGSSNPHSVVKATFDALMKMRDPYTIAQLRGVDLKTVFNG
- the rpmD gene encoding 50S ribosomal protein L30 yields the protein MEKIKVTQTRSVIGRPKKQKLTMIALGLTKMNKTVEHNATPQILGMIDKVKHLVKVENV
- the rplO gene encoding 50S ribosomal protein L15, whose protein sequence is MDLSNLKPAKGSVKKSKRIGRGQGSGKGGTSTRGHKGAKSRSGYSHKIGFEGGQMPLHRRLPKFGFKNINRVEYVGINLDTIQQLVEKTNITDLDKAFFIDNGFVSKNDLIKILGRGELKTKVNIKANAFTATAQKAIESLGGEATKI
- the secY gene encoding preprotein translocase subunit SecY, whose translation is MGKFIETIKNIGKIEELKKRILYTLGIILIYRFGSYVVLPGIDPEGLTLLKQQGSDGLLGLLNMFSGGAFSNASIFALGIMPYISASIVIQLLGLAIPYFQKLQKEGESGRRKMNQITRLLTIVIVALQAPAYMTNVLRQVPRMYIFPFDPNATVTPPFFFISSVIILIAGTMFVMWLGERITDKGIGNGISLIIMIGIIARLPFALFGEFVSRMEAQGGGLVIFLIELVVFIIVVMLCILLVQGTRRIPVQYAKRVVGNRQYGGVRQYIPLKVNAAGVMPIIFAQAIMFLPMTFAGFGSEGMGKFAATFSNINGFWYNFVFFLLIVFFTYFYTAITVNPTQMAEDMKKNGGFIPGVKPGKKTAEYIDTIMSRITLPGSIFLGLVAIMPAIVRLFGVNTQFAQFFGGTSLLILVGVVLDTLQQIESHLLMRHYDGLTKSGRIKGRTS
- the map gene encoding type I methionyl aminopeptidase gives rise to the protein MYLKTDQEIALIKKCSLLVGETLAEVAKLINPGVSTKHLDKVAEEFIRDHGAIPGFLNYNGFPASLCISINDTVVHGIPDEKTILKDGDIVSVDCGTIIDGWYGDSAFTFEVGEIAPEIKQLLKVTRESLELGIEKAVAGNRVGDIGYAIQNYVESFGYSVVRDLVGHGIGRNMHEPPEVPNYGRRGNGIKLTEGMVICIEPMINMGTYRVKMLSDGWTVKTADGKPSAHFEKQIAVRKHKAEVLISYDEIDKIIKDKS
- the infA gene encoding translation initiation factor IF-1; protein product: MAKQLSITQDGTVLESLGNAMFKVELENGHVIIAHISGKMRMHYIRILPGDKVKLEMSPYDLSKGRIILRYK
- the rpmJ gene encoding 50S ribosomal protein L36, which gives rise to MKVRTSVKKRTDDCKIVRRKGRVYIINKKNPKYKQRQN
- the rpsM gene encoding 30S ribosomal protein S13, which produces MARIAGIDIPKNKHGEISLTYIYGIGRNRSREILAKAGVPYQKKVQDWNDDEITRIRTIINDNYRVEGELRSEVQMNIKRLMDIGCYRGIRHRIGLPLRGQSTKNNARTRKGRKKTVANKKKAPKG
- the rpsK gene encoding 30S ribosomal protein S11, whose product is MAKSKSKVTKKRVVRIEPLGHAYVTASFNNIIISLTNTAGQVISWSSAGKMGFRGSKKNTPYAGQRAAEDCAKVAYDLGLRKVKVFVKGPGSGRESAIRTIHSNGIEVIEIRDVTPLPHNGCRPPKRRRV
- the rpsD gene encoding 30S ribosomal protein S4; the protein is MARYIGPKSKIARKFREPIYGPDKYLERKNYAPGMHGVNKRKKKTSEYGLQLEEKQKAKYTYGILERQFRNIFEKASHKGGVTGIILLQLIESRLDNIVYRFGIAPTRAAARQLVGHRHIEVNGKIVNIPSYQLKPGDIVSVRERSKSLEVITNSVAGRSNQLSWLEWDSNLLSGKFMNYPERDEIPENIKEQLIVELYSK
- a CDS encoding DNA-directed RNA polymerase subunit alpha; the protein is MAILAFQKPDKVVMVESSETLGIFEFSPLEPGFGTTIGNSLRRVLLSSLEGFAITSVKISSVDHEFSSIKGVIEDVTDIVLNLKRIRFRQQVAGEDNEVVKIVIGDQEVFKAGDINKFLNNFQVLNPELEICHMESNVKLNIELIINKGRGYVPAEENSQPNHEHGIIAIDSIHTPIKNVKYIVDHHRVEQKTDYEKLILEVETDGSINPKDALNEAAKILIHHLLLFSDEKISVEVERKSVTEEFDENTLHMRQLLKTKLTDLDLSVRALNCLKTAEVETLGELVQFNKADLLKFRNFGRKSLTELEELVKSKQLEFGMNISKYKLDKD
- the eno gene encoding phosphopyruvate hydratase; the protein is MSQIVHIVARQILDSRGNPTIEVDVYAASGAFGRAAVPSGASTGVHEAVELRDGDKSYYMGKSVLQAVKNVNDIIAPEINGTMVTDQIDIDKIMIDLDGTPNKSKLGANAILGVSLAVAKAAAQETGQDLFRYIGGVNANILPVPMMNILNGGSHADNSVDFQEFMIMPIGAPSFAEGLRMGTEVFHNLKDVLKKAGYSTNVGDEGGFAPNLKSNEEAIQVILQAIEKAGYKAGEDIYIALDPASSEYYIPEENVYHLHKSTGEKLTPSQMVDFWKNWVDKYPIFSIEDGMAEDDWDGWKLMTKSLGNKIQLVGDDLFVTNVERLQEGINRGVANSILVKLNQIGSLTETINAVNLAHCNKYTSVISHRSGETEDTTIADLAVAVSSGQIKTGSACRSERIAKYNQLLRIEEILASSAIYKGKDLLKR